The genomic stretch TACAACACGCCAACACGTATGGTTGCAAAAAAAGGTTCACCGTTATTACCGACTGCTGCATCATTGAAGGGTAAACGTGTGGGCGTACAACAGGGCACAATTCAAGAAACTTATGCTAAAACCTATTGGGCACCAAAAGGCGTAACTGTTGTACCTTATCCAGTCCAAGATTTGATTTACCAAGACATGATGTCAGGACGTTTGGATGCAACCTTACAAGATGCAATTATGGTTGATGGTGCTTTCTTAAAACAACCAAAAGGCAAAAACTTTGGTTTTGTTGGTGGGAACGTGGTTGATGCAAAAACACTTGGGGTGGGCGCGGCGATTGGCTTACGCAAAGAAGATGCAGACTTGAAAGCTAACATTAATAAAGCAATAGCTGCAATCATTGCAGATGGCACATACAAGAAACTCGAGAAAAAATATTTCTCCTTTAGCATTTACTAAGGATGTGAAAAATGTCGGCTTTAAGCCGACATTTTTAGATCTATTCTCATCTTATCAATATTAGATATTGTT from Acinetobacter pittii encodes the following:
- the argT gene encoding ABC transporter substrate-binding protein, producing the protein MASFMKKMFVSTTLVLAAVATNVQAKDWKVIRFGTESSYAPFEYKTPDGKLTGFDVDLGNAICAKLKAKCVWVENSFDGMIPALKAKKFDGILSSMTVTDERAKQIAFTSKIYNTPTRMVAKKGSPLLPTAASLKGKRVGVQQGTIQETYAKTYWAPKGVTVVPYPVQDLIYQDMMSGRLDATLQDAIMVDGAFLKQPKGKNFGFVGGNVVDAKTLGVGAAIGLRKEDADLKANINKAIAAIIADGTYKKLEKKYFSFSIY